The DNA sequence ACTCCCCCAACACCGGTCCCTATTGTCAGATATTCTGCCCCCATTCCAATGGGTGAAGTATAGGTAGTGCTATCGGCATATTGTTTTCTTACATACTCCATAAACCGTTCCCGACGGTTTGACCCGCAGTCATTCGGCCCGTTTGCTCCAGCAACGCCGGAATACATAGGATAAGTATATCCGCCAATATTCCAGTCATCATCCATATTGGCTTCTCTATCCTCTTCATTCCAGTAATATTTATAGGCATAATAATTTCCTGCTATTGCTGCACTTTCTCCTGTCATATAGGGAATAGGATACGGATACCCATAAGGAGTGCCGTCTTTTACAACATCTTCAATATACGCCACGCCAGCAACAAAGACATATCTTCCAATATTGATTTTGGACCTATAGGTCAGGTCTTTATAGAGGATTGCCGAACTTTTATTGAAAAAGTTTCCTGTGGGGTCTCCCGTACTTATGCCGTAAAAACTTCCCTCTACGTCAATTCGATTGGCAATACCGTTCAATTCAATATCATCTGTCAATTTAACATCGCCGCTAACTGTAATACTTCCCCCATAAACATTTTCATTTCCTTCGCAGGTTTTTTCAGTTTGAATGGATTCTGCAAATACATTGCCAATATTTTCTGCATTTGCCAGAGCATCTAAATTATCGGACCCCGGATGGTCTTTGTCATCCTGATTTTGATAAATATCAATCAAAATAGAAGAAGGTTGGGTAGCAGTTCCGTATGCAGTATGAATGTATCCATTGGTATATACATTGCCCTTTATTTCAATTTTACCCGACCTATAGTTAGCAGTATTGGCACTATCTACATTTCCGTTGCCATCGGTCGTCATACCAATATTCACTGCTTTCTCACCTAATAAATTTGTCGCAATTTCAGGCTCCAGCCCGGCAACTACGCCGCCATATTTTTCACCCGGCTGATTGTTGTTTCCTAAACGTCCGGGATTGGTCCCCCATGCGTAAACAGCATCAAGGTAAATATCTTTGTCGTTATGTTTTCTTTTGGCAGCTTCTATGGTCACCTTGCCTCCAACCACAATTAAATCCCCTTCTGTGGTAACAGGCCTTGTCCAAACGGGATTTTTCTGTCTTAGTACAGTTTTGCTGACAGCCAACTGTTGCGGCTCTTTTAATAATTGAAATACGGCTTTAACCTTTTTTAGAGCACTGTTAATTGTGTAGGTCTTAGTTACTATAATATTGTCTATGTCATCCTCGGGATTTTGGGGAGGGGCATCCGGCATGGTATATTCAACTCTTAATGCAGCAAAGGTATTTTCTATTATTCTCTTGCCGCCATCCCGTCTGTTTACTCCTTCCCCCACTTCTTCACTGAAGATATATTCGTTATATTTCTCGTGGTAATACCGACGAATGTTCTGTTCCAGCAGTTCTTCATCCACATATTCTTCTTGTGTAACTTCATCAATAAGCGTAGACATGGCAATGAGGTCGGCCATATGCTTTTCTATTTCCTGTTTTGCATATTTTTGCGCTTCTATGGACTGGCTTTCCAGCAATGCATGTACCTGTTCAAGAATATCATCGGCACCGTAAAAAGCCCGGTTGGCATCAACATAAGCCCTGTTCATCACATAATTGGTCGTAGATGCAGTTACCAGTGCTAATCCAAGAATACTCAGCACAAGCAAAATCATCATTACTAAAACCAGGGTCGAACCTTGCTGTTTCTTTATAATATTAAAGAAATTATCCATTTTACCACCCGTCATTTGCACTCTCTCACATTCCTAATACTGCAGCTTATCCGATACCAGTTGAACTAAGGATTGGCCGGCATTTAAATCAATTACTGTTACAGTAATTTTTAATGTTTTTGTTTTGGCCTGAGATGATACAAGGTTATCCCACACTTTGACTGCCCCGGTCATAGCCTTAATTTTTATTTTTTGGCTGACATCGTTCTCTTTATAAATGGTCAATAGCTGGTCAGAATAATTATAAAAATTAAGGGTTATGCTATCAATGTTTTCATCAAAAGCGGAGGGAGCTTTTATAAGCACGTTGTGATTCTGCCTTGTTGCTGAATATTTAACAGCATCTATTTCATATTCAATATCGGATGAGTGGGCATGAATCTCTTTGTCAATATTTCCTGACAGGGTTTCTGAATGCCCACCCGTCTTCAAGGAATTCCCCTCTGTAAAATCCATCGTTATATCCACATCATCTATGCTTTCAGGAACATCTTGTGTTGCTAAAGTAACCGGACTTTCTACGACCACATCTACCCTATATTTTGTTCCAACGTCCATAGAAGATGAACCCTCGGTCAGGACATCATTTGCTTTCGCAGCCTCCATAAATTGGTTGGCTATTGCGTAAGCCTCCATTTCCTTTTGAGCAGCATAATTACTTGTTATGGAACTAATAAACATATTGGCAAAAGGTATAGCCATGATTCCTAATATAGCAACCGACACAATTACTTCAATGAAAGACATTCCCCTGTCAACAACTAAAATTCTCCTCAAATTCAATAATACACTATTCCCTTTCAATAGCCCCATCACCTTCAAAAGAAATATTGGCTCTTGATTTCCATTCCTCTTTGTTAATTCTTACTATTATTTTCTTACTGGTATTATTATATATCTTGATATCGGCCCCTGCATTGTCTTTTTCATTAAGACGCTTTCTTGAAATAATGTTTAAAACAATATGATCATGGTAAACAGGAATGAATTCCTCCTCATTTTTATTATCTGAAGGATATCTTCCATATTCTGTTTTGTAGCTGTAATAAAATTTCCCATCTTGTTCATTGATGTGAATTTCCACATTTGAATTTTTATTACCGTCTGCATAAATTTCGGAACCAATTTTTTTATGCTTGCCTAAAATTACAGTGGGTGCATCATCGGTAATGGGATTAAGTACCATATAAAAATCAAAAGGTTTTACGCTGTAAGATTTTTTCTGTGCACCGGCGGCAGAATTACTTGTAAAAACAGGTATTCCGGCTTGTGGCACAATATAGCCTTCAAAGGGCTGAAAAATATTGTCTTTCCCTTTTTCTAAATCCAAATTCCACTCAGGAATTTTTTGAGTACTGTCTTTTATTCCATAAAAATTCAACGTCACGCTGCCGGTTAGGTAATTGCCTTTTTCTGAACTAAAACTTATATCTGTAATGACTATCTTATTCGTAAAATTCATTACTTGTTCCAAGAAACTCTTTATCTGAGCATAAGTAGCAGTATAGTTTGCTTTTACCTGCATCTTAATCCCTGTATTATCAGGTGTCTTATTGCCTCCTTGATTGGTATGTTGAGTAGTCATTTGATTTTGCAAATTTTGCTGCTTGTCGTTTTCTTGTTTCTTTTCCGGAATTTCTGCATTTAAAGGAACTGCAGCTGTAAAGGCTAAGTTATTAAGCTTGATACCTGTAATATTTTCAAGGTCTTTCAGGATAAGTATAACTCTCTCCTGAAGTATATTCGGGGGAAGAATGTTATTTATTTTTTCCAATTCATAGCGGATAAATTTAATTTCACTCGAAAGTTGATCTTTTTTAACAGCTTTTGCTTGAAGCTGATCCATGTCCGTTTGTAATTTTTTTACTTCCTGTTTTAATAAAGCTAATTTATTGGCAAATGGAGAATAAATAAAAAAATAAATAAAAGCAAGTATACCTATTAATAGTAAAAATATTAATAATTTTTTATCTTTATCCGATAGCCTCATAGACTAGTTTCCCTTTCCAGTTTTTATCGTACAGTTCATTGTAAAATTCTTTATTCCGGCTTGGTCTTCTTCAACGCCTGTTTGTACTCCTATAATACTGGGAACAAATACATCTTCAAAAATATTAAGCTCTTTCATGCTATAAATCAAATCCGCCACTGCTTCTTTATTTTTGGCTGCTCCGCTGATTGTAAGCTTATTTCCGGAAGTAGTTAAAGATAGAAAAAATATATCCTCCGGTATAAGTTTTTCTATCTTCTCAAGTACAAGCAGTATGTCATATTCTTCTGTTTCAATCATTGACAATACTTTTTTGCGAAAAACCAGCTTACCTTTTTCCTCCTCTAATTTTTTTTCAACCGCCGTAATATTTGATAGTCTCGAGATACTTTCCTTCAAGTGCCTTTTTTTCCCTTCTAACCGAAGCAGTTGATTATAGGGGATGAGCAGCAGAGAAAAAGCAGTCACGGTAATCAATATAGAAAGTAAAATGATTAAATTAGTACGTTCGCGGCTTTTTCTATCATTAATAATCTCTGGCGGCAATAAATTTATATCTTTTGTTAACAAAATTACCATCCTCACTACTTTACTTATTAAGTACTGCCCCTAAACAATTGGCAAAGTAAACTTGAATCTCTTGAAAGGTTCCATCTTGCCTTGGATAATTCACATTCTCAAATTCAATGATTCTTTCGGTTTTAATATTCAACGCATTTTCCAAATATTCTGATATATCTCTTACCATAGAACCACCACCGGTAAGATATATCTTATCTATCCTGTTGCCTGTATTCCGTGAATTGTAAAAGTCAAAAAAGTGCCCGATGTCATCAATAAAGCCAAGCAGTACCGATCGTATCCCCTCACTGATGGCAACCATTTCGGCATCCTGCTGCTGTTCATCAGAAAGGATAATCCTTCCTTTCCGTTGCTTTTTTCTTTCAGCCTCTTCAAAAGTAATCCCAAGGTTATTGGCAATCAGTGTGCTAAAATTTTCGCTGCCATAAAGGAGTATTCTGTTAAACTTTAAAATCCCCTTAGAAAGAATAGTAACCGTCGTAGTCTTGCAGCCTATATCTACCACAGCTACGGTATCTTCTGTATTTGCAAGTTCTTTAATATCTGAATTCTTTCCCTCTTTACTTTTCTTATTGCATCTTTGCATCATTTCATTTCTCATCAGCTTTACAATACTATTTCCTACAAAATCAATGGCGTAAATATGCAAACCGCATTTTTCCATTAATTGGATATAACCC is a window from the Petroclostridium xylanilyticum genome containing:
- a CDS encoding PilN domain-containing protein gives rise to the protein MLTKDINLLPPEIINDRKSRERTNLIILLSILITVTAFSLLLIPYNQLLRLEGKKRHLKESISRLSNITAVEKKLEEEKGKLVFRKKVLSMIETEEYDILLVLEKIEKLIPEDIFFLSLTTSGNKLTISGAAKNKEAVADLIYSMKELNIFEDVFVPSIIGVQTGVEEDQAGIKNFTMNCTIKTGKGN
- a CDS encoding type IV pilus modification PilV family protein, encoding MRRILVVDRGMSFIEVIVSVAILGIMAIPFANMFISSITSNYAAQKEMEAYAIANQFMEAAKANDVLTEGSSSMDVGTKYRVDVVVESPVTLATQDVPESIDDVDITMDFTEGNSLKTGGHSETLSGNIDKEIHAHSSDIEYEIDAVKYSATRQNHNVLIKAPSAFDENIDSITLNFYNYSDQLLTIYKENDVSQKIKIKAMTGAVKVWDNLVSSQAKTKTLKITVTVIDLNAGQSLVQLVSDKLQY
- a CDS encoding pilus assembly PilX family protein yields the protein MTGGKMDNFFNIIKKQQGSTLVLVMMILLVLSILGLALVTASTTNYVMNRAYVDANRAFYGADDILEQVHALLESQSIEAQKYAKQEIEKHMADLIAMSTLIDEVTQEEYVDEELLEQNIRRYYHEKYNEYIFSEEVGEGVNRRDGGKRIIENTFAALRVEYTMPDAPPQNPEDDIDNIIVTKTYTINSALKKVKAVFQLLKEPQQLAVSKTVLRQKNPVWTRPVTTEGDLIVVGGKVTIEAAKRKHNDKDIYLDAVYAWGTNPGRLGNNNQPGEKYGGVVAGLEPEIATNLLGEKAVNIGMTTDGNGNVDSANTANYRSGKIEIKGNVYTNGYIHTAYGTATQPSSILIDIYQNQDDKDHPGSDNLDALANAENIGNVFAESIQTEKTCEGNENVYGGSITVSGDVKLTDDIELNGIANRIDVEGSFYGISTGDPTGNFFNKSSAILYKDLTYRSKINIGRYVFVAGVAYIEDVVKDGTPYGYPYPIPYMTGESAAIAGNYYAYKYYWNEEDREANMDDDWNIGGYTYPMYSGVAGANGPNDCGSNRRERFMEYVRKQYADSTTYTSPIGMGAEYLTIGTGVGGVKGYSLGVLPANGYVYRPDFQGAESNGLIVGFDKYNSFVFITLIDTWKKQYNSATYILKEKSPGFINDANTVKTSSEFDHLVESGSYNINYDITGNKCLIIKTTEADTVIDMSSLPKENGIVKGLIFTTGNLYLYSSSDVQFEGAIVAQGNIVFFGDKIKEIKYNEEAVINAINTNEDAVKFFSKGNKLLPGEVKFDAIMVKTQKTKNVKIVDWKEIR
- the pilM gene encoding type IV pilus assembly protein PilM, which translates into the protein MLFPKFIALDIGTCNTKMIQAMVIGSKINVDKFAMFPTPQYSIDDGRIMDADMLAEQIKKHLESNRMRAKNAIITISGTSIITREIILPRANGREFKAMVDMEAPQYFPVDMDNYILDYKVLEEIKNGKGAQYRTILVAVPANIIQGYIQLMEKCGLHIYAIDFVGNSIVKLMRNEMMQRCNKKSKEGKNSDIKELANTEDTVAVVDIGCKTTTVTILSKGILKFNRILLYGSENFSTLIANNLGITFEEAERKKQRKGRIILSDEQQQDAEMVAISEGIRSVLLGFIDDIGHFFDFYNSRNTGNRIDKIYLTGGGSMVRDISEYLENALNIKTERIIEFENVNYPRQDGTFQEIQVYFANCLGAVLNK